From candidate division WOR-3 bacterium, the proteins below share one genomic window:
- a CDS encoding glycosyltransferase, with amino-acid sequence MNSIEHRKYVLITPLKNEIKFLPELLRCVVNQTIQPVLWIFVDDGSTDGSYELLQEWAKKVFWIKIIRLEGKKKREIGFHYSKVVAEGFEYFRKIWHNSFDYIGILDADIVLPNDYFERLIKKFEEDKHLGIASGIVVCKIGKKTIWEKEPLEWPCGAARLWTKECFEKTGWRLTRAPDSVSTVRAMCLGYKTRNFQDLKITHLRPTWSGGGFWYGFIDIGKSRYYLGYDPIFIFFASFKYSFDYPHIGSVPFLIGYFGDLIRYKKRIDDKIVINFFKKRLTSKITSRLRRLLRKKGCES; translated from the coding sequence ATGAATTCGATTGAACATAGAAAGTATGTTCTCATTACGCCATTAAAAAACGAAATAAAATTTTTGCCTGAATTACTCAGGTGTGTGGTAAATCAGACCATTCAGCCTGTTTTATGGATATTTGTCGATGACGGCAGCACCGATGGTTCATACGAACTACTTCAGGAGTGGGCAAAGAAGGTATTTTGGATTAAAATAATAAGACTTGAAGGAAAGAAAAAACGCGAGATCGGATTCCATTATTCAAAGGTTGTTGCTGAGGGATTTGAATATTTCAGAAAAATTTGGCACAATTCATTTGACTACATTGGAATCCTTGATGCTGATATAGTACTACCCAATGACTATTTTGAAAGACTCATTAAAAAATTTGAGGAAGATAAACATTTAGGGATTGCAAGTGGGATTGTAGTATGTAAAATAGGTAAAAAAACGATATGGGAAAAGGAACCACTGGAATGGCCCTGTGGCGCAGCCAGGCTCTGGACAAAAGAATGTTTTGAAAAAACCGGCTGGAGATTAACAAGGGCTCCGGATAGTGTATCAACTGTACGGGCGATGTGTCTGGGTTACAAAACCCGTAATTTTCAAGATTTAAAAATAACTCATCTTCGTCCCACCTGGAGTGGAGGTGGTTTCTGGTATGGATTTATTGATATAGGTAAAAGCAGGTATTACTTAGGGTATGACCCAATCTTTATCTTTTTTGCTTCATTCAAATATTCATTTGATTATCCTCATATAGGGAGTGTGCCTTTTTTGATTGGCTATTTTGGTGATTTAATAAGATATAAAAAAAGGATTGATGACAAAATTGTCATCAACTTTTTTAAAAAAAGATTAACGAGCAAAATTACTTCACGATTACGAAGATTGCTGCGAAAAAAGGGATGCGAAAGTTAA
- a CDS encoding flippase: MDNIIKKILGFRVVASVEQKDIHINKHTSVSKTKPLIKNFIFLMVVQIANYVFPLISLPYLVRVLGPEKYGLIAFAQSFIGYFILITNYGFELSATREISINRDNKDKLAEIFSSVMYAKTLLLAFCFFVFLLFLQIDKFKKDFLVYILTFGIIIGQTLFPVWLFLGLERMEYITILTVLERGVFTVCIFIFIKNINDYFYVPLFNTIGYMVSGILGMLLAFLRFGITFRTPKLQNIFSQIKQGWYSFISTTNISLYSTTNIFILGLFWNNVIVGYYAAAEKLIYAVQRLLVPLSQTVFPYISKTAHVKREEAVLFLKQILHINIAIGIILAITILLGSRIIVKIILGPMYQESIIIMQIFAFLPLAGAVANVLGFQTMLPFKMDRELAKALLITALINIGLAFILIPFFAHLGAAVAFLSTMYSTCLILLLFLRKANINLLCSSK, from the coding sequence ATGGATAATATTATTAAGAAGATCTTGGGTTTTAGAGTTGTCGCTAGCGTTGAGCAAAAAGATATTCACATAAATAAACATACTTCTGTTTCTAAGACTAAACCATTAATAAAAAATTTTATATTTCTTATGGTGGTACAAATTGCTAATTATGTTTTCCCATTGATTTCTTTGCCATATTTAGTTCGCGTTCTCGGACCTGAGAAATACGGTTTAATTGCTTTTGCCCAATCATTTATAGGATATTTCATTTTGATTACTAATTATGGTTTTGAACTTTCGGCAACGAGAGAAATATCAATCAATCGTGACAATAAGGATAAATTAGCCGAAATTTTTAGTTCAGTAATGTATGCAAAAACACTACTTTTGGCATTTTGTTTTTTTGTTTTTCTTCTCTTTCTGCAGATAGACAAATTTAAAAAAGATTTTTTAGTATACATATTAACATTTGGAATTATTATCGGCCAAACCCTTTTTCCGGTGTGGCTATTTTTGGGATTGGAAAGGATGGAGTATATTACAATTCTTACAGTTTTGGAAAGAGGTGTTTTTACTGTGTGCATATTCATTTTTATTAAGAATATTAATGATTACTTTTATGTTCCTTTGTTTAACACTATTGGTTATATGGTATCAGGGATTTTGGGTATGCTGCTTGCCTTTTTAAGGTTTGGAATTACCTTCAGAACACCAAAACTTCAAAATATATTTTCGCAGATTAAACAAGGTTGGTATAGTTTTATTTCAACCACTAATATAAGTCTATATTCTACAACCAATATTTTTATCCTCGGACTCTTCTGGAATAATGTAATAGTGGGATATTACGCCGCGGCTGAAAAATTGATATATGCAGTACAACGTTTATTAGTACCATTATCCCAAACAGTCTTTCCCTATATTAGTAAAACCGCCCATGTAAAAAGAGAAGAAGCAGTTTTGTTTTTAAAGCAAATCCTGCATATAAATATTGCGATAGGAATTATTCTTGCTATTACTATACTTTTGGGTTCTAGGATAATAGTGAAAATAATCCTTGGACCAATGTATCAAGAATCAATTATTATAATGCAAATATTCGCTTTTTTGCCATTAGCAGGAGCAGTTGCTAATGTATTAGGATTTCAGACCATGCTACCTTTCAAAATGGACCGCGAACTGGCCAAAGCATTACTAATTACCGCTCTAATCAACATTGGGTTGGCATTTATTTTGATCCCATTTTTCGCTCATCTCGGAGCTGCTGTTGCATTTTTGAGCACAATGTATTCTACCTGCTTAATTCTATTATTATTTTTGAGAAAAGCGAATATAAATCTATTGTGTTCATCGAAATAG